One segment of bacterium DNA contains the following:
- a CDS encoding glycosyltransferase family 4 protein: MALYFTSPADNPACGYGRVATKLLEALKSSDIPITEKPQRSDVQIWYGQPFRDKDTKRQRRRRCDTYLIYTMFESTVIPDGWVDEINKHDALLTPSRWCGRWFMECGVTVPWRLLHHGVDPAEFPLLERPADRKYLTFIWQGVNPKDRKGCEIVRRAFYKLRLKHTRLIVKAVPVQSPRLYMETPGCKEIWDWYTQKQMLSLLQEADMSLNPTSGEGFGLIPLEHAATGLAVAATDFSGCREYLEDLKPDMIGIKWRPKPSYFNSLGGDFGFDAAPYFDHLCSIMEWASKNREEVRAMGLRLAQAVHKRWTWDRPVQQLKEILGRLKQGGENL; the protein is encoded by the coding sequence ATGGCTCTTTATTTCACATCTCCGGCAGATAATCCCGCTTGCGGTTATGGCCGAGTAGCAACAAAGCTGCTGGAAGCCCTGAAATCCTCCGACATCCCGATCACTGAGAAACCTCAGCGGTCGGATGTGCAGATTTGGTACGGTCAGCCGTTCAGGGATAAAGACACAAAGCGACAGCGCCGTCGCAGATGTGATACTTATCTGATTTACACAATGTTCGAATCAACGGTTATTCCTGACGGCTGGGTGGATGAGATCAACAAGCATGACGCTCTCCTGACACCCAGCCGCTGGTGTGGCCGCTGGTTCATGGAATGCGGCGTGACGGTGCCCTGGCGTTTGCTTCATCACGGTGTTGATCCGGCTGAATTCCCGCTTCTGGAGCGACCGGCTGACCGGAAATATCTGACATTCATCTGGCAAGGTGTGAATCCGAAAGATCGCAAAGGGTGCGAGATTGTACGGCGAGCCTTTTATAAACTTCGACTGAAGCATACGCGGCTGATTGTGAAGGCGGTGCCCGTGCAATCGCCGCGTCTTTATATGGAGACGCCAGGCTGCAAAGAGATTTGGGACTGGTACACGCAGAAGCAGATGCTCTCGCTCTTGCAGGAAGCCGATATGAGCCTTAATCCGACATCCGGCGAAGGATTCGGGCTTATCCCCCTGGAACACGCGGCAACAGGTCTGGCGGTAGCAGCCACGGACTTTTCCGGCTGCCGAGAATATCTGGAAGACCTGAAGCCGGATATGATCGGTATCAAATGGCGACCGAAGCCAAGTTATTTCAACAGCCTGGGCGGGGACTTCGGGTTTGATGCAGCTCCTTATTTTGATCATCTCTGTTCAATCATGGAGTGGGCATCGAAGAATCGTGAAGAGGTGCGGGCAATGGGCCTGCGTCTCGCCCAGGCTGTTCATAAACGGTGGACCTGGGATCGCCCGGTCCAACAGCTCAAAGAAATCCTGGGACGCTTAAAACAGGGAGGTGAGAACCTGTGA
- a CDS encoding class I SAM-dependent methyltransferase — translation MPSSQPDNISTVVKWIVEIDPVSVLDVGVGFGKYGVLAREYTDIRHGRYHRQDWKVVIDGIEVFQPYYNPIWEIYDRIYSEDLVELLPHLKNYELILLCDVIEHLEKPIGLAVLAECRRMATRAVIVSTPLGYYPQEAMHGNKYERHRSEWTEKEFPGFTLRSENRCLSGLYWKAY, via the coding sequence ATGCCGAGCAGCCAACCCGACAATATTTCCACCGTCGTGAAGTGGATTGTTGAAATCGATCCGGTTTCGGTCCTGGACGTAGGGGTGGGCTTTGGCAAATATGGTGTCCTGGCGCGGGAATATACCGATATTCGGCATGGCCGCTATCACCGGCAAGACTGGAAAGTGGTTATCGACGGGATCGAGGTTTTCCAGCCCTATTACAATCCAATCTGGGAAATCTATGACCGGATATATTCTGAGGACCTGGTTGAATTGCTCCCGCATCTGAAGAATTATGAGCTGATTCTGCTTTGTGATGTAATCGAGCATCTTGAAAAACCGATAGGTCTGGCAGTGCTGGCGGAATGCCGACGGATGGCCACAAGGGCAGTCATTGTATCAACGCCACTCGGTTACTACCCTCAGGAAGCAATGCACGGGAATAAATACGAGCGACACAGATCGGAATGGACTGAGAAAGAATTTCCAGGTTTCACGCTCCGGTCCGAGAATCGATGCCTGTCAGGACTTTATTGGAAGGCTTACTGA
- a CDS encoding glycosyltransferase family A protein: MTTRRTKDAGKKAASAIAELSRQVSVAVPLGPNREAEITRLMEAVKAQTTQPGEIIVEEGSNPYVNRNKAWRRAKGSIIWFLDSDVIPDPDALEKALEIFAQTNPEGVEGHIYGIIQRVFRWGFMSGHIFYTRKALEKVGGFDERFTDWRGDTDLGWSILDGGGLILYQPLSRAFHPAGSNTQPNLETERLLYDKHPALYREAREKGYLQCFIHD; this comes from the coding sequence ATGACAACGCGAAGAACCAAAGATGCCGGCAAAAAAGCAGCGTCGGCTATTGCCGAACTTTCCCGGCAGGTTTCTGTTGCTGTTCCCCTGGGACCGAACCGTGAAGCTGAGATAACCCGCCTGATGGAGGCTGTCAAAGCCCAAACTACTCAGCCAGGAGAAATCATCGTAGAGGAAGGATCAAATCCTTACGTTAATCGAAACAAGGCCTGGCGCAGGGCAAAAGGATCAATTATCTGGTTTTTAGACAGCGATGTGATACCAGATCCAGACGCTCTGGAAAAAGCCTTAGAGATTTTCGCGCAGACCAACCCTGAAGGAGTGGAAGGCCATATCTACGGGATCATACAACGGGTTTTCCGGTGGGGCTTTATGTCCGGCCATATCTTTTATACCCGTAAAGCTCTGGAAAAGGTCGGCGGCTTTGACGAGCGCTTCACCGACTGGCGGGGCGACACAGACCTGGGCTGGAGCATTCTTGACGGCGGCGGCTTGATCCTGTATCAGCCGCTCTCGCGAGCATTCCATCCTGCCGGTTCCAATACTCAGCCGAACCTGGAAACCGAGCGGCTGCTGTATGACAAACATCCGGCACTTTACCGGGAAGCCCGGGAAAAGGGCTACCTGCAGTGCTTTATTCATGATTAA